The following coding sequences lie in one Synergistota bacterium genomic window:
- the dnaJ gene encoding molecular chaperone DnaJ, with translation MKDYYEILGVPRNASQEEIKRAYRRLVRKYHPDLNKGNPEAEKRFKEINEAYEVLSNPEKRAKYDRYGRVDGDFTPPPGGGFDFDFGKGFDFGFDPFEDLFEKFFGGGFRKRTEDIGPRKGADLEMPLEITLEEAFRGGEKEVNVPRWKVCSTCGGTGAAPGASPRTCPYCHGTGRLEERKTSLFGEFISVKTCPYCGGKGTIIDKPCHTCNGTGRVREWRKIVVNIPRGVETGMKLRIPGEGELGERGGPPGDLYLVINVKPHPLFERRGKDLYYKLKLSFPELALGADVEVPTIEGEKARLKIPPGTQVGEIFKLSRRGMPGLNGKGGRGNMFVEIQMEVPSKLTERQKDLLREFAKESGIKVGESLSFFQRFKRSFGG, from the coding sequence ATGAAGGATTATTACGAGATTCTTGGGGTTCCGAGAAACGCCTCTCAGGAGGAAATTAAAAGAGCATATAGAAGGCTTGTTAGAAAGTATCATCCGGATTTGAATAAAGGGAATCCGGAGGCGGAAAAGAGGTTTAAGGAGATAAACGAAGCTTATGAGGTCTTGAGCAACCCGGAAAAGAGAGCCAAGTATGATAGGTATGGTAGGGTAGATGGTGATTTCACTCCGCCTCCGGGCGGAGGATTTGATTTCGATTTCGGTAAGGGCTTTGATTTCGGCTTTGATCCTTTTGAGGATCTTTTTGAGAAATTTTTCGGAGGGGGTTTTAGAAAGAGAACGGAGGATATTGGACCCCGTAAAGGCGCTGATCTTGAAATGCCGCTTGAGATAACGCTTGAAGAGGCTTTTAGAGGGGGAGAAAAGGAGGTAAACGTCCCAAGGTGGAAGGTCTGTTCTACCTGTGGTGGGACGGGAGCAGCTCCTGGAGCTTCTCCACGAACCTGCCCTTACTGTCACGGAACTGGAAGACTGGAGGAGAGAAAGACGAGTCTTTTCGGGGAGTTTATAAGCGTTAAAACCTGTCCTTATTGTGGAGGCAAAGGGACTATAATAGATAAACCCTGTCATACCTGTAACGGAACGGGAAGGGTTAGGGAGTGGCGAAAAATCGTTGTTAACATTCCACGTGGGGTTGAAACTGGCATGAAGCTTAGGATTCCCGGTGAGGGTGAGCTTGGCGAAAGGGGAGGCCCACCAGGTGATCTTTATCTCGTTATAAACGTTAAACCGCATCCCCTCTTCGAAAGAAGAGGTAAGGATCTTTACTATAAGCTGAAGCTTTCCTTCCCGGAGCTTGCTTTGGGGGCTGATGTGGAGGTCCCCACGATAGAAGGAGAAAAGGCACGCCTTAAAATACCTCCGGGTACACAGGTAGGAGAGATCTTTAAGCTTTCAAGAAGGGGAATGCCGGGATTGAATGGTAAGGGTGGAAGAGGGAACATGTTTGTTGAAATTCAGATGGAGGTTCCCTCAAAGCTTACCGAGAGACAAAAGGATTTGCTCAGGGAGTTTGCGAAAGAAAGCGGTATAAAGGTTGGAGAGAGCTTGAGCTTTTTCCAAAGGTTTAAGAGGAGCTTTGGGGGATGA
- a CDS encoding 50S ribosomal protein L11 methyltransferase produces MRWYYLDFYGEDEPYLIEKISSLGLTGVGFPGKKGAHLRVYFKSLSERERVRSLLEGEFRMESGEEEDKDWIREVERGYEPVRAGSFVVMPSSLIPIIIKPGMAFGTGYHPSTKLALRLIDEEIKEPRGFSLDLGTGSGILAIALHRRGVKPIIALDKDLLALREARENFLRNDVQSEVALIGSDLLSAIKDDLKFEIVVANLLFPIFEIALPEIAKHIERGGIFIASGITARERGRFLNLIERYGFKLASLLEEEGWIGTAAILR; encoded by the coding sequence ATGAGATGGTATTATCTCGATTTTTATGGTGAGGATGAGCCATATCTTATAGAGAAAATCTCATCGCTGGGATTAACGGGGGTGGGTTTCCCGGGAAAGAAGGGAGCCCACCTTCGCGTTTACTTTAAGAGCCTTAGCGAGCGGGAACGAGTAAGATCCCTGCTTGAGGGGGAATTTCGTATGGAGTCTGGCGAGGAAGAGGACAAGGACTGGATAAGGGAAGTTGAGCGAGGATATGAACCGGTCAGGGCGGGATCTTTCGTAGTGATGCCCTCAAGCTTGATCCCTATCATTATAAAGCCAGGGATGGCTTTCGGCACAGGGTATCATCCCTCTACGAAATTAGCGTTGAGGCTTATAGATGAGGAGATTAAGGAACCGCGAGGATTCTCGCTTGACCTTGGGACGGGAAGCGGAATATTAGCGATAGCCCTGCATAGAAGAGGCGTTAAGCCCATAATTGCGCTTGATAAAGATCTCTTGGCGCTTAGAGAAGCGAGAGAGAATTTCCTTAGGAACGACGTTCAATCTGAGGTGGCTCTTATAGGTAGCGATCTATTAAGCGCAATTAAAGATGATTTGAAGTTCGAGATCGTGGTTGCGAATCTTCTTTTCCCAATATTCGAAATAGCCCTTCCTGAGATAGCTAAGCATATAGAAAGGGGTGGAATTTTTATAGCTTCAGGCATAACCGCCCGTGAAAGGGGCAGATTTTTGAACCTGATTGAAAGATACGGGTTCAAGCTCGCTTCGCTTTTAGAGGAGGAGGGTTGGATTGGAACGGCGGCGATTCTTCGCTGA
- a CDS encoding 16S rRNA (uracil(1498)-N(3))-methyltransferase, translated as MERRRFFAEIKNGEAIVKGEEAYHLSVVLRLGEGDEVELLTKEGIWIGKIVKVLRGKVKVSLIERKKVGILPYEVFLFQGITKGRRIDWLVQKASELGCKAFYPMITRYTVVSELGDEKLERWRRIAREASKQCGRQDVMEVKSPLSFGEAIELIEREGDFLKIAPSLRGEPLPLKDLLLGDKKSKVAVFIGPEGGFSPEELERMLSAGFISVRLGPYILKSETASILVLSALLTLWGWE; from the coding sequence TTGGAACGGCGGCGATTCTTCGCTGAGATCAAAAACGGAGAGGCTATAGTTAAGGGAGAGGAAGCTTATCATCTCTCCGTTGTTTTAAGGCTGGGTGAGGGAGATGAAGTTGAGCTCCTGACTAAGGAAGGAATATGGATAGGAAAAATAGTTAAGGTTTTGCGTGGGAAAGTAAAAGTTTCTTTAATTGAAAGGAAAAAGGTAGGGATCCTTCCCTATGAGGTTTTTCTCTTTCAAGGTATAACCAAAGGAAGGAGAATAGATTGGCTCGTTCAGAAGGCATCTGAGCTCGGTTGCAAGGCTTTTTATCCAATGATAACGAGGTATACCGTAGTTAGTGAGCTTGGAGACGAAAAACTCGAAAGATGGAGGAGGATTGCGCGCGAGGCTTCCAAGCAGTGTGGCAGGCAGGATGTTATGGAGGTTAAATCGCCTTTATCTTTTGGTGAAGCTATAGAGTTGATTGAGAGGGAAGGTGATTTTTTAAAGATAGCACCGAGTCTCAGAGGAGAACCGCTTCCGCTAAAGGACCTTCTTCTTGGTGATAAGAAATCCAAGGTTGCTGTGTTTATAGGTCCTGAAGGGGGATTTTCCCCGGAAGAGCTCGAACGCATGCTTTCCGCTGGCTTTATCAGCGTAAGGCTTGGACCTTATATTTTGAAAAGCGAGACAGCTTCTATCCTCGTTTTAAGCGCTCTTCTAACTCTCTGGGGTTGGGAATGA
- the mtaB gene encoding tRNA (N(6)-L-threonylcarbamoyladenosine(37)-C(2))-methylthiotransferase MtaB: MRVFLFSLGCRVNQSEIEGLASELERAGMRIVASPEEADIIVLNTCAVTTEAERKSRQYVRRFRRLNPGAKLVALGCYVQLVGEKVLNLGADIAFGNSRKRDLLKILRFGGDKRVFLSPRPERGDFFSISGKLHYHSRAFVKVQDGCDAKCSYCLIRILRGKGVSRPIRDIVSEVRGLVSRGYDEITIVGIHLGSYGRDLGVNLRELVEELLKLPGLRLLRLGSVEPFDLGEDFIELYERFDNLAPHLHLPLQSGSNRILSLMRRPYTFEKYLELVEKLREIRGDFNITTDIMIGFPGESEGDFNRTLEAVEKIWFGRIHIFRYSPRPFTEALKMPCLSSSIVERRLKVLKEITLRSALSFNKSIVGKTFDALYLGGRRALLPNYVEAELSEEAEERWVKVKVEKASPRGVFARVLSR, from the coding sequence ATGAGAGTTTTTCTTTTTTCGCTTGGTTGCAGGGTGAATCAGTCTGAGATAGAGGGGCTTGCTTCGGAACTTGAAAGAGCTGGAATGAGGATAGTCGCTTCTCCCGAGGAAGCGGATATTATCGTGCTTAATACCTGTGCGGTGACAACCGAAGCGGAAAGGAAAAGCAGGCAGTATGTAAGAAGATTTAGGAGATTAAATCCAGGGGCGAAACTCGTTGCGCTTGGTTGCTATGTTCAGCTCGTTGGAGAGAAGGTTTTGAACCTCGGCGCTGATATAGCTTTTGGAAATTCTCGCAAGCGCGATTTGCTGAAAATCCTAAGGTTCGGAGGAGATAAGCGGGTTTTTTTAAGCCCTCGTCCTGAGAGAGGAGATTTCTTTTCTATTTCTGGAAAGCTTCATTATCATTCAAGGGCTTTCGTCAAGGTCCAGGATGGATGTGATGCCAAGTGTAGTTACTGTTTGATAAGGATTCTAAGGGGAAAGGGCGTTTCTCGTCCAATTCGGGATATCGTTTCAGAGGTACGCGGGCTTGTATCACGGGGATATGATGAAATAACAATAGTAGGAATTCATCTGGGAAGCTATGGAAGGGATCTGGGCGTTAACTTGAGAGAGTTGGTTGAAGAACTACTTAAGCTTCCTGGACTAAGGCTTCTCAGGCTTGGTTCGGTGGAACCCTTTGATTTGGGTGAGGATTTCATCGAGCTTTATGAAAGATTTGATAATTTGGCACCTCATCTTCATCTTCCCTTGCAGAGCGGAAGTAATAGAATACTTTCTTTAATGAGAAGGCCTTATACGTTTGAGAAATACCTTGAGCTGGTAGAGAAGCTCAGGGAGATCAGAGGGGATTTTAACATAACCACGGATATAATGATAGGCTTTCCGGGAGAGAGCGAAGGGGATTTTAATAGGACCCTTGAAGCTGTCGAGAAGATTTGGTTTGGAAGAATTCATATATTTAGGTATTCTCCAAGACCTTTTACCGAGGCTCTAAAGATGCCCTGCCTTTCTTCCTCCATTGTAGAAAGGAGACTCAAAGTTTTAAAGGAGATTACCTTAAGAAGCGCTCTTAGCTTTAACAAGTCGATAGTTGGAAAAACTTTCGATGCCCTTTATCTGGGGGGAAGGAGAGCGTTGCTTCCAAATTACGTGGAGGCGGAGCTTTCTGAGGAAGCTGAAGAGCGCTGGGTCAAGGTAAAGGTTGAAAAGGCATCT